A DNA window from Helianthus annuus cultivar XRQ/B chromosome 15, HanXRQr2.0-SUNRISE, whole genome shotgun sequence contains the following coding sequences:
- the LOC110913743 gene encoding uncharacterized protein LOC110913743: MQKGTSQSIDVITSTSGSSSIPHDMVNVTTEASIEYGVFDPRFLQNDCKERRRLRKLYLDSKRSTSLQQRKLYPSNTLSSSTDLRLISFNTHNVTPTTSVVPTSNVSCLTNNLTTPINIRRFSLSSNITNSRNTSTILESSYLQRMSPGKRKLLSKSRATSPIPMIDLTTEETTDEAIYKGVSTDYFDHGDQCITCEVCNAKLWDAEKGRGRKEKGRICYFLCCGYGKVELPDYKDAVPSYKKLFMYKDKESKHFLNNIRRYNSMFAFTSMGGKVDPTVNRGNGPFCYRISGENYHSTGSLLPEYGDQPKFCQLYIFDTENELSNKQSVFSRSKDSSSSSVAELDSKLIEHIKCVLDSENQLVKAYRMVRDCFHENPDLNLKLRLIGIREKDRRTYNLPTCGEVAALIVGDIANTINNRDIVIETQTGTLKRISELHPSYLALQYPILFPYGDDGYRIDIPHRGVVDVINKKRPNCTMREFFAYRVQDRINQFSLILNSRRLFQQFLVDAYTMIESERLNYIRLQQKNLRSDSYESLCELRNKGQQDISKVGKRIFLPSSFTGGARYMMQNYLDAMAICKWFGYPDFFITITCNPKWPEVKRFLRDTNLKPEDRPDILSRLFKIKLDSICKDFKERHLFGKVAAVVYTIEFQKRGLPHAHLCLFLENESKLPTVDHVDPFITAEIPDEDEDAELYALVKDYMIHGPCGNANLSCPCMVDNKCSKGFPKKFQDHTTLDSNGFPIYKRRDNGPDRATVAVVQHDNNNEELEQDEVKEYYDCRYLSACEASWRIFAYDVHYRTPSVRLPFHLPGKQPIVFGPNEDINQVLNKPSVKASMFLSWMERNKDPNDTLARTLTYVQFPSWYVWKLDKRCWEPRQRHKSIGRIHAVSPSLGEAYFLRILLNKVKGPKSFDDIKTIDGKVYDTFRDACYALGLLDDDTEYTEAIKEANETGSPSYLRNLFATLLLTNTLSRPEVVWESTWRYMTDDFIYRLRKYHRVTALSIPDEQLKNYVLSEVEKFLARNNSSLKRFETMPYPDNASMSDSDNRLINEERIYDQTNLEVEFNNQLNLLTEEQRSKGQIVLNVASSGIASLLLSGGRTAHSRFRIPLNLTEDLVCHIKPDGDVARLLHETNLIIWDEAPMVHKHAFKALDRTMNDIFNIDTSNRSNIRFG, from the exons ATGCAAAAAGGTACATCACAATCAATAGATGTTATAACATCTACTTCTGGTTCATCATCCATTCCGCATGACATGGTCAATGTTACAACAGAGGCGTCCATTGAATATGGAG TTTTTGACCCGAGATTTCTTCAAAATGACTGCAAAGAGAGACGGAGGTTAAGGAAATTATATTTAGACAGTAAAAGATCTACAAGTCTACAACAACGAAAATTATACCCTTCCAATACTTTATCATCTTCTACTGATTTAAGATTGATATCTTTCAACACGCACAATGTTACTCCTACAACGTCGGTTGTACCTACaa GTAATGTTAGTTGTCTTACAAACAACTTGACTACTCCAATAAACATTCGTCGTTTTTCTCTGTCTTCAAACATCACAAATTCTAGAAACACATCTACTATTCTCGAAAGTTCTTATTTACAGAGGATGTCGCCAGGAAAACGTAAGTTATTAAGTAAATCACGAGCTACATCTCCTATACCAATGATTGACTTGACGACAGAGGAAACTACAGATGAGGCAATTTACAAAGGAGTTTCAACAG ATTATTTCGATCATGGTGACCAATGTATTACTTGTGAAGTATGCAATGCTAAATTATGGGATGCTGAAAAAGGAAGGGGAAGAAAAGAGAAAGGAAGAATATGTTATTTCTTATGTTGTGGTTATGGCAAAGTAGAGCTACCAGATTATAAAGATGCTGTCCCAAGTTATAAGAAACTTTTTATGTATAAGGATAAAGAAAGCAAACATTTTTTGAATAATATTCGACGGTATAACTCCATGTTTGCTTTCACGTCAATGGGTGGTAAGGTTGATCCCACTGTTAACAGAGGTAATGGACCATTCTGCTACAGAATTAGTGGAGAGAACTACCACAGCACTGGAAGCCTGCTTCCGGAATACGGAGATCAACCAAAATTTTGCCAGCTCTACATTTTCGATACTGAAAATGAACTTTCCAACAAACAATCGGTTTTTAG TCGTTCCAAGGATTCATCTTCCTCAAGTGTGGCTGAACTTGATAGTAAACTGATTGAACATATAAAATGTGTTTTAGATTCAGAAAATCAGTTGGTAAAAGCTTATAGGATGGTTAGAGACTGTTTTCATGAAAACCCTGATCTTAATCTAAAGCTTCGTCTAATTGGTATTAGAGAAAAGGATAGACGAACGTATAATTTACCAACCTGTGGTGAAGTTGCTGCTCTAATTGTGGGGGATATTGCCAACACAATCAACAATAGAGATATAGTTATTGAAACGCAGACAGGTACTTTGAAACGAATTAGTGAATTGCATCCTTCATACCTTGCACTTCAATATCCTATTTTGTTCCCTTATGGAGATGATGGTTACAGAATTGACATCCCTCATCGAGGTGTCGTAGACGTAATCAATAAGAAACGTCCAAATTGTACAATGAGAGAGTTCTTTGCATATCGTGTGCAAGACAGAATTAATCAGTTTTCATTGATTCTAAATTCAAGGAGACTCTTTCAACAATTCTTGGTTGATGCGTATACTATGATTGAGAGCGAAAGGCTTAACTACATACGACTTCAACAAAAGAATCTAAGGTCAGATAGCTATGAAAGTCTATGTGAATTAAGAAATAAGGGCCAACAAGACATATCTAAGGTTGGAAAACGAATCTTTTTGCCCTCTTCGTTTACCGGTGGCGCTAGATATATGATGCAAAATTATTTAGATGCCATGGCTATCTGTAAGTGGTTTGGTTATCCGGATTTTTTTATAACCATCACGTGCAATCCAAAGTGGCCTGAGGTAAAAAGGTTTCTTAGAGACACAAATCTTAAACCTGAAGATAGGCCCGATATACTGAGCAgattgtttaaaataaagttggaTTCAATTTGCAAAGATTTTAAAGAACGCCATCTATTTGGAAAAGTTGCAGCAG TTGTTTACACAATCGAGTTTCAAAAGAGAGGATTGCCTCATGCCCACCTATGCTTATTCTTAGAAAATGAATCCAAACTTCCAACGGTAGACCATGTTGATCCATTTATAACTGCAGAAAtccctgatgaagatgaagatgcagAATTATATGCGCTTGTGAAAGACTATATGATTCATGGTCCATGTGGTAACGCTAATTTAAGTTGTCCATGTATGGTTGACAATAAGTGTTCGAAGGGTTTTCCAAAGAAATTTCAAGATCATACTACACTGGATTCAAATGGATTCCCAATATACAAAAGAAGAGATAATG gcCCTGATAGAGCAACCGTTGCTGTTGTCCAACATGATAATAACAATGAAGAACTAGAACAAGACGAGGTCAAAGAATATTATGATTGTAGGTATCTATCGGCTTGTGAGGCATCTTGGAGGATCTTCGCCTACGATGTGCATTACAGGACTCCTTCTGTTAGGCTGCCTTTCCATCTTCCCGGAAAACAACCTATTGTTTTTGGACCCAACGAGGATATTAATCAAGTCCTTAACAAACCATCTGTCAAAGCTTCAATGTTTCTTTCCTGGATGGAACGTAACAAAGACCCGAATGACACATTGGCCCGTACACTTACATATGTTCAGTTTCCAAGTTGGTATGTATGGAAGCTTGATAAACGTTGTTGGGAACCTAGACAAAGACATAAGTCAATTGGGAGAATTCACGCTGTAAGTCCGTCTCTTGGGGAAGCATATTTTTTAAGAATTCTTCTTAACAAAGTGAAAGGACCAAAATCTTTTGATGATATTAAAACAATTGATGGTAAGGTATATGATACATTTAGAGATGCATGTTATGCACTCGGTCTTTTGGACGATGACACAGAATACACTGAGGCAATCAAGGAAGCAAATGAAACAGGATCCCCTTCGTATCTTCGTAATTTATTTGCTACTTTGCTATTAACAAATACGTTATCCAGACCAGAGGTTGTATGGGAAAGCACATGGAGATACATGACAGACGACTTTATCTACAGACTTAGAAAATATCATCGAGTTACAG CTTTATCAATTCCAGATGAGCAGCTTAAAAACTACGTTTTGAGtgaagttgaaaaattcttaGCTAGAAACAACTCATCACTCAAAAGATTTGAGACAATGCCGTACCCAGATAATGCGTCTATGTCTGATTCAGacaatcgtttgattaacgaGGAGCGTATCTACGACCAAACCAATCTTGAAGTTGAATTTAATAATCAACTTAATTTGCTAACTGAGGAGCAACG
- the LOC110913744 gene encoding replication protein A 70 kDa DNA-binding subunit B-like yields MEQPAITLLKNLNLNQDDYTIKVRIVRLWSRAAFNDPRKVYCYDMILMDEEGMKIQAFVLAKTAREYEHLLKEKQCLFIRNPSLGENRQKVKYVHIPTKINLNNNAIVSVCDEPVGTEWGFDFSPFSSVVEDPTDDNKSFKSPIDVIGFVVKSFPYDLKEDTKDEKQEKKLTFMLQDLEGKQIYVTLWDAYAEQILDFERDNQDEKNVVVIVQFGKYRFWGGYLYVSNLYTVTRVLINAEIDDILTFKKRFLSNITPETSSTFSRLSSSRIKDPTEEYLSDFQFSTIGALNQISEFVIIVGTIKSFASEDSWFYNACRNCNRAVTTKTISKEKQDGSDGFEDIVVLECKDDGCNRSGF; encoded by the exons ATGGAACAACCAGCCATCACGTTGCTGAAAAATTTGAATCTCAACCAGGATGACTATACCATCAAAGTTCGCATTGTCAGACTATGGAGTCGAGCAGCCTTCAATGATCCTCGAAAGGTTTATTGCTATGATATGATTTTAATGGACGAAGAA GGGATGAAAATTCAAGCCTTTGTCTTAGCCAAGACTGCAAGAGAGTATGAACATTTGTTGAAGGAGAAGCAATGTTTGTTCATCCGTAATCCTTCATTAGGCGAGAATCGACAGAAAGTGAAGTATGTTCATATTCCGACGAAGATTAATCTAAACAACAACGCAATAGTTTCGGTTTGTGATGAACCTGTTGGTACTGAGTGGGGATTCGACTTTTCTCCTTTTAGTTCTGTTGTTGAAGACCCGACTGACGACAACAAGTCCTTTAAAAGTCCTATTG ACGTAATTGGTTTTGTCGTTAAGAGTTTTCCTTATGATCTAAAAGAGGATACCAAAGACGAGAAACAAGAAAAGAAGCTAACATTCATGCTTCAGGATTTAGA AGGGAAGCAAATATATGTTACTCTTTGGGATGCTTATGCTGAACAGATATTGGATTTTGAAAGGGACAATCAAGATGAAAAAAATGTCGTTGTAATTGTGCAATTCGGAAAATACAGGTTCTGGGGAG GGTATCTTTATGTTTCAAATCTCTACACTGTCACTCGCGTGTTGATCAACGCTGAAATTGATGACATATTAACTTTTAAGAAGAG GTTCCTTTCAAACATTACCCCTGAAACGTCTTCCACCTTTTCTAGATTGAGTTCCTCCAGAATAAAGGATCCTACTGAAGAGTATCTTTCAGATTTTCAGTTCAGTACTATTGGAGCTTTAAATCAAATTTCGGAG TTTGTAATTATTGTCGGAactataaagagttttgcttccGAGGATTCTTGGTTTTACAATGCTTGCAGAAATTGTAATCGAGCAGTCACCACAAAAACAATTTCAAAAGAAAAGCAAGATGGTTCCGATGGTTTTGAAGATATTGTGGTTCTGGAGTGTAAGGACGATGGCTGTAACA GATCAGGGTTCTGA